A portion of the Nitrososphaerota archaeon genome contains these proteins:
- a CDS encoding gamma-glutamylcyclotransferase family protein, which translates to ETLKSLDYLEGHPIHYQRELIPVVLENGTEIDAWCYFYQFSTLGCKVIETGDYVDYFRMEGRK; encoded by the coding sequence AGAAACACTAAAATCTCTTGATTATCTTGAAGGCCATCCAATACATTACCAAAGAGAGTTGATTCCTGTTGTTTTAGAAAATGGTACTGAAATAGATGCATGGTGTTATTTCTATCAATTTAGTACATTAGGATGTAAGGTAATAGAGACAGGTGATTATGTAGATTATTTTAGAATGGAAGGTAGAAAATGA
- a CDS encoding gamma-glutamylcyclotransferase, which produces MMQENKYLVFVYGTLRKEFWNHRLLVGSKFIGKAKTKDKYKLTANGVPFVTDDEKICNIIGEVY; this is translated from the coding sequence ATGATGCAGGAGAACAAATATCTTGTTTTTGTCTATGGTACACTAAGAAAAGAATTTTGGAATCATAGACTGTTGGTAGGAAGTAAATTCATTGGTAAAGCAAAAACTAAAGATAAGTATAAGCTCACAGCGAATGGTGTTCCTTTTGTGACAGATGATGAGAAGATATGCAATATTATTGGTGAAGTATAT
- a CDS encoding VWA-like domain-containing protein — MALIISEITDEIKNELQRVQDTLTDLVAKEFFLGYITSQWENIVPAKEIDTFATSSDTLLFNPEFSKGLTRKQLRFVILHELGHLFYLHPLKDRTKIRDEILALAEEQVVNEFVLKFAKDYNLEIEEFAPPISPIDIVKGNTEPGTKGYIYDPKLDNLDVVEIYEILKQNHNPQKCPMNSKKIVMVLTDDVIESESDSRTANNQQSEDTDTVIVVKQKNQQDDQQEEQSNQQQQSGQQQDNQNGQEEVRKQLMKAKTILVAEQLKKKGFETSSLKRLVENLKKPIVNWKRVLKRYMNDIFSSDISRTYSKQRGRSERNKDYILPVFTEKKIEGVNDIVIAVDTSGSISDKELNRFLSEIASILKDVSHKVSIITCDAEIKEVHTDVDLKKLPTIKITGGGGTDFRPVFRYLDAQKRKPKVLIYLTDGYGDFPERKPRYETIFAINNIYVDPPFGRTLRIIENS, encoded by the coding sequence ATGGCTTTAATTATCTCAGAAATAACAGATGAAATAAAAAATGAATTACAAAGAGTTCAAGATACATTAACTGACCTAGTAGCGAAAGAATTCTTCTTAGGTTACATAACTTCTCAATGGGAAAACATTGTTCCAGCAAAAGAAATTGATACATTCGCAACTTCTTCTGATACTCTACTATTTAATCCTGAATTCTCTAAAGGTTTAACAAGAAAGCAACTTAGATTTGTTATATTGCATGAACTAGGACATCTGTTCTATCTTCATCCATTAAAAGATAGAACAAAAATAAGAGATGAAATACTAGCATTAGCAGAGGAACAAGTAGTAAATGAATTTGTATTAAAATTTGCTAAAGATTATAACCTTGAAATAGAAGAGTTTGCTCCACCTATATCTCCAATAGATATTGTAAAAGGAAATACGGAACCTGGAACAAAAGGATATATTTATGATCCAAAATTAGATAACTTAGATGTTGTAGAAATATATGAGATACTCAAACAAAATCACAATCCTCAGAAATGCCCTATGAATTCAAAAAAAATAGTAATGGTTCTAACTGATGATGTTATTGAATCTGAGTCTGATTCTAGAACTGCAAATAATCAACAATCTGAAGATACAGATACAGTTATAGTTGTGAAACAAAAAAACCAACAAGACGATCAACAAGAGGAACAAAGTAATCAGCAACAACAAAGCGGTCAACAACAAGATAACCAAAATGGTCAGGAAGAAGTAAGGAAGCAATTAATGAAAGCTAAAACCATATTAGTTGCTGAGCAATTGAAAAAGAAAGGTTTTGAAACAAGTTCTTTAAAAAGGTTAGTAGAAAACTTGAAGAAACCAATAGTAAACTGGAAAAGAGTTTTGAAAAGATATATGAATGATATCTTCTCAAGTGATATAAGTAGAACCTATTCAAAACAAAGAGGAAGAAGTGAAAGAAACAAAGATTATATACTTCCAGTATTTACTGAGAAAAAAATAGAAGGTGTAAATGACATTGTTATAGCAGTTGATACATCAGGGTCTATTTCTGACAAAGAGTTAAATAGATTCTTATCGGAAATCGCTTCTATCCTTAAAGATGTTTCTCATAAAGTTAGCATCATAACTTGTGATGCTGAAATCAAAGAAGTGCATACTGATGTAGATTTAAAGAAACTTCCTACTATAAAAATAACTGGTGGTGGTGGAACAGATTTTAGACCAGTATTTAGATATCTAGATGCACAGAAAAGAAAGCCTAAAGTATTAATCTACTTAACTGATGGTTATGGTGATTTTCCAGAAAGAAAACCAAGATATGAAACAATTTTCGCAATCAACAATATATATGTGGATCCTCCATTTGGTAGAACATTGAGAATTATTGAAAACAGCTAA
- a CDS encoding AAA family ATPase: MVKVTYKKLEKMLEKITNTNRVPFIWGPPGIGKSTIAKNVANTLGYDLKVLDAPLFEPTDYLIPSIDKESGTVKYYTHEIFLQPNTVILIDDLPHAKPYQMIPLFQLVLDRRIGNIKLPDTVKFIVTGNREEDFAEVNNIPTPLLNRFVHFELQPDVDEWLDWAVSTDVHDYVVGFIHSYRSEFLHLPKEGVRAWPTPRSWHMLSDLLHIDEENIFEYAIATVGEQTGSLFTSFVKLFRLIDPVKIVEKGFIEDIKGDKQRQFATIISVAQYLSKKSPKYIKSFGKNIEKFASNLIGENKLLFARAVHLYSNKNKDIVIALGEVTPTVFSELKRIIMRPE, translated from the coding sequence ATGGTTAAAGTAACTTACAAAAAATTGGAAAAGATGTTAGAGAAAATCACTAATACAAATAGGGTTCCATTCATATGGGGTCCTCCAGGAATAGGTAAATCTACTATAGCTAAAAATGTTGCGAATACATTAGGATATGATTTGAAAGTTTTAGATGCTCCTTTATTTGAACCAACTGACTACTTAATTCCATCTATTGACAAAGAATCTGGAACTGTAAAGTACTACACTCATGAAATTTTCTTACAACCAAATACAGTGATACTGATAGACGATCTTCCACACGCGAAACCGTATCAGATGATACCACTATTCCAATTAGTTTTAGACAGAAGAATAGGTAACATAAAACTACCAGATACTGTTAAGTTCATTGTTACTGGAAATAGAGAAGAAGACTTTGCAGAAGTAAACAATATACCAACTCCACTTCTTAATAGATTTGTCCATTTTGAATTACAACCTGATGTGGATGAATGGTTAGACTGGGCGGTAAGTACAGATGTACATGACTATGTTGTAGGGTTCATTCATTCTTATAGAAGTGAATTTTTACATCTTCCAAAAGAAGGAGTTAGAGCATGGCCTACACCAAGATCATGGCATATGTTATCTGATTTACTACATATAGATGAAGAAAATATATTCGAATATGCTATTGCAACTGTTGGAGAACAAACTGGATCATTGTTTACGTCATTCGTCAAGTTATTCAGATTAATAGATCCAGTTAAGATAGTTGAAAAAGGGTTTATTGAAGATATAAAAGGTGATAAGCAGAGACAATTTGCTACTATAATTTCTGTAGCTCAATATCTTAGCAAGAAGAGTCCGAAATACATAAAATCTTTCGGAAAGAATATTGAGAAATTTGCGTCAAATTTGATTGGTGAAAACAAACTCTTGTTTGCGAGAGCGGTACATCTTTATTCTAACAAGAACAAAGATATAGTTATAGCACTTGGTGAAGTTACTCCAACTGTATTTTCAGAGTTAAAAAGAATTATTATGAGACCAGAGTAA
- a CDS encoding PAAR domain-containing protein: MPAVVRKGDTCTGHGCYGSRQNDQGSPNVFVNSKPVHRKGDHWVTHCCVPCHDGVASSGSSTVFVNGKPICRVGDSISCGSTMANGSPNVFAGG, encoded by the coding sequence ATGCCAGCAGTTGTTAGAAAAGGTGATACTTGTACTGGTCATGGATGTTATGGTTCAAGACAAAATGACCAAGGTAGTCCAAATGTTTTTGTAAATAGTAAACCAGTACATAGAAAAGGAGATCATTGGGTTACTCATTGCTGTGTACCATGTCATGATGGTGTAGCATCTTCAGGTAGTTCCACTGTCTTTGTAAATGGTAAGCCAATATGTAGAGTTGGAGATTCTATTTCATGTGGTTCAACTATGGCAAATGGTTCACCAAATGTATTTGCAGGTGGGTAG
- a CDS encoding PD-(D/E)XK nuclease family protein, with product MNNLDYLKLLENIKENSSVSHEEITYTPQSIPQFHTNLENNDKSNITTNLLQNNNLQNDNIDNYVKNNIENNSIRNDLVVEEENKDSNFEKIFNSFYTSEFNRFIASLSSKSIDKFRLSEVSDCLMKIFYSKHVDTILNKYGNLINADSIYYILNLHAIKGTSTHDYIQKWLQKTGITNCEVETKIEYTINGITLVGRTDILVYSNEPYIVEMKSSTKYSMYHELQLQLQMFIVNNTLQNKLPKKIEKSYLWYYFTRKYYPVNYDEQYVVNFLQYLRLLKSLLSIDMPLELIFKNYNQQLLNLTTKDKESCNSCIYRNICLNFLDIS from the coding sequence ATGAATAATCTAGACTATCTAAAACTTTTAGAAAATATAAAAGAAAATTCATCTGTTTCTCATGAAGAAATAACTTATACTCCGCAATCTATTCCACAATTTCATACCAATTTAGAAAATAATGATAAATCTAATATTACTACTAACTTATTACAGAATAATAATCTACAAAATGATAACATAGATAATTATGTCAAAAATAATATAGAAAATAACAGTATAAGAAATGATTTAGTAGTAGAAGAAGAAAATAAAGATAGTAATTTCGAAAAAATATTCAATTCTTTTTATACATCTGAATTTAATAGATTTATAGCTTCTTTATCATCTAAGAGTATTGATAAGTTTAGATTATCAGAAGTTTCTGATTGTCTTATGAAAATATTTTATAGTAAACATGTAGACACTATACTTAATAAATATGGTAATTTAATAAATGCAGATAGTATTTATTACATTCTAAATCTCCATGCTATAAAAGGTACTAGTACACATGACTATATCCAAAAATGGTTACAGAAAACTGGAATTACTAATTGTGAAGTAGAAACTAAAATAGAGTATACAATTAATGGTATAACATTAGTTGGTAGAACTGATATTCTAGTGTACTCTAATGAACCATATATTGTAGAAATGAAATCATCTACCAAGTATAGTATGTACCATGAATTACAGTTACAGTTACAGATGTTTATAGTAAATAATACTTTACAAAATAAATTACCAAAGAAAATAGAGAAGTCATACTTATGGTACTATTTCACAAGAAAGTATTATCCAGTAAATTATGATGAACAATATGTTGTAAATTTCCTACAGTATCTAAGACTTCTAAAGTCACTACTATCTATAGATATGCCTCTTGAACTAATATTTAAAAATTACAACCAACAATTACTTAATCTAACTACTAAAGATAAAGAATCATGTAACTCATGTATATATAGAAATATTTGTCTAAATTTCCTAGATATTTCATGA